ACAGCAACATAAAGTTGTGTATCATCAGTGTAATCATTCTGTGTCTCCTGATGACATCACAAAGTTACAGCCTGTAAATGTTAAAAGCACTGGTCCCAGATCTGACCCTGTGGAGCGCCATGGTTCAGTTTGTAGCTCCTGGATGAAGATTCACTACCACGTACAAAGAATCCTCCATCTGTGCAGTTTAATCCAGTCAGAAACTCTGAGAGTCTCTATCACTGTCTCTAAACGTCTGCAGTGATCCACAGGATCAAAGCACTGAGATCAAGAGGAGCCGACACAGATCCAAgagtttctctgacagtttgctttacataaatcttcaacCAAAACTTATCAGATGGTGTGGAGGTGTTACCATCTGGGGCAATGAAATGTAACTCAAACAGCTTCTGATATTAAACTAAAATGGTCCACACAGATCTAAGCACATATATGGTTTATATTCTCTTTGTTCTCCTCGTGAcgttagaaagaaagaaagtgtactttattgatccctgtggggaaattcctctctgcatttaacccattcactcagtgaagcagtgggcagcctttgggcgcccggggagcagtgtgtagggacggtgccttgctcaggggtaccttagggtagctgttcaggggaatcgaacccccgaccttccgatcatggggccaccactctacctactgagttATCCCTGCCCCCTaaaatgttgccctgagcaggattccaacctggccctcttagtctcaaggcagctactcatctcactaagccaaagtcactctcagTTACCCTCATACAACTATCCATCTATACGTATATATATTGTCATTTTTATagttaaacatttttaactgGTTTTAATGtattctccctctctctcttgttCCATGGTGCTTTGCTTCAGACCATTTCCTTCTTTGCTTCTTCAtcaggaggatgaagaggaggatctttcttgtgttttttagaGATCACAACTGCAAAAACAAGAATGATCACAGCAAGTAATAAATCAGCAGCCATCAGTCGACCTTGATGACTTCTACCAACtccatcttcctcctctccatcctctgtgtctcctcctgtctgacctgcaggtgagaaacaggtgtgaggtgtcagctgtcaggtaggtgatgagtgaagaacagaacagaatccatttcctcttcaaactgctgtcagacattatctactgcactctgatcacatcactcagaccagctgctttctacaaagtctcatcaacaacatctttagaaacaaacatcaacaaccaggaagcagcttcacctctgatcacacacacactcaactctactcactcacctggaggatcaacaatcAGATAGATGATGCTGATGGATTTCCATGAGCGTGTTTCTCCCATGAAGACAcaacactcgtatgttccagtgtcattagtCGTCACGTTGATCAGAATCAAaaacacgtctccatccttcatctgtctgtcctgctgaTCCACCCGGtccttaaaagatggatgctggtgatCTCGAATAAACAGCTCGACTCGGTACAAAAGCACATATTCTGActccaggtcagctctgctccattCTACTActatgttgttgtttggagctcgacatgtcagagtgatgttctttccagactcagctgtgatgattttgtggcctgaaagaaaaacaacacagagaCGTAGCCAATCAGAGTGAGGCAGAGCTCATGAAATAGATGAGAGAGAGAAGTGTACACACTGGGTCCAGCACATCAGGCTACATGGCTCACCAGACAGCTTACACACACGCATGCCAGTGTATTGTTCAAAGTACAGAATATGAACCTCCATTTttgtgtaaacaaacaaacattttcttagaaaaaaagacacatatttgttgttgttttattagcCTCCCTCTATGTGGCCAAACTCATTCAGACCTTGTAACAGAAAAGATGAGACGGGAGGATGCAGACAGAGTTATAATCAAAGGTGTAGAAGGAAAGTGATGTTCATCTGGGTACAGCTGAAAGAGTGGCTGATCAGTTAGTGTGACCACTGTGGGACGTCAAGATGCTCTCAGGGTGATGATGAGCTTTTATTTCAggcatatatgtgtatatatatgacCAACAGGGCTCAGAAAGTCGGGGTGAACAACTCTCTTTCCGGTCTCCGTTCCACCTCCACTGGCTCCccccagggctgtgtgctctCCCCCCtgctcttcaccctctacactgatGACTGCAGATCCACACAGCCCAACTGTCACCTGGTGAAATATGCTGGCGACACAGTTCtcctgtcactgctgtcaggtCCCTCACAACACACAACACGGGCCTGCTCTTCAGGAGTTTGTTGAGTGGTGTGACAGCTCCAAACTTGAACTGAACGTGAGCAAATCCAAAGAGATGGTGGTGAATTCTCCAGCAGGCAGAGGGAtctggctgcttcagtcacCACCATCATCCACGGGAAGCCAGTGGAGGTAGATgaggagtacaaatacctgggaaccatctttgacaacctcctgaaattctctgccaacacagaggagattctCAGGTGGTGCCAACAACGGCTATACCTCCTTAGGAAACTCAACTCCTTTGGAGTCAGCACACCCATCATGATGACTTTTTACTATGCCTTCTTGGAAAGCATCATGaccttctccatcacctgctggtcccactccctcagccttcagaacagcaacagactgcagcacaccATCAGTGTGCTCTAAAATCATTGGCCTGACTGTCAGAACTCTGGCACAGGTTTTCAGCCAACAGGCCCTTAGACAGGCAGCCAAACTCATCAGCgacccctctcacattcttcAACCCGCATTTCAATGGCTCCCCTCTGGGTGATGCCTCTgctgcatttcctgcaggactgagaggaggaggagaggcacCTTTGTCCCCAAAGCCACCCTGCGTTTTAACCGACTGATAAAACCATTTCCCAcacccataaacataaactactcTTTATACTGCCGacactttattcacttttactcacttacagttatttattcacctttcagtcactttaattttaaactgtgtAATTTGAAaactgtatattctgtgtatttattatctcactctcattgcctgttcttattgtccttcatgctgctctgttgtatgttaattgccccttggggataaataaagtctttctgattctgatatgaaacaaacacaccaatatacacacacatacctgcATATACAGTGTCTTGAAAAAGTATTCATACCACTATAACCTTTACACATTTTTCTGCCTTACAACCGCAAACTTAAATGAAGTAGGATGGGTAATGCAGTTATAAACTGTTTCTTTTACAGCAGGCTCTTCTCTTCACAGCTTCATTATACAAACTGTTATGTAAACGTGTGTGAGAACATCTAAACACTAACATCCACTTTCTAACATGACAGAGGAGGTTTGTTGACAGGAGACCTGCGTCCTCTCTGTGAGCAGCTGGAACTAAAGCAGCTCTAACTTCTAACAGCGGGTAAGAAATAAATCgataggattttaaaataaaactcaccTGCACAGGTAAACCCCACGAATGAGACAGACAGTAAAGTCCAGCAGAGCCACGGAGATGTTACAGCAAACATGTTTCATGAAGCTAATGGAGACTCAGACTGCACGAACGGATTTATGTTGGAAGTCTGGAGGCGATATGTTGACAGTACAGCACGCCTGTTATCTTGGCCTTAGATTTGATAAGGCTGCTGTCAATCACTCACTAGCTCGCTGACACTGGCTGACACTGGAGGAGACCCTCCCCGGAAGTTTTGTAACTAAACTTCCGGTTTCAATTTTGGTTTTGACTGTTTTGGGGGCAATCGGCGCGGGTTGGATGTTGGAGGTATACTAATGGAGTttataaaagtttattttgttattagcAGCCCCCTTTATAGAGGCACAAGGTATGGTTATGATGTAAATAAGtatatgtttaaatattttgggAGAAAGAAACTGCATTTGTTAAGTTTGTAATGTAGAAGTTTAAGTTATTTTAGGTTGTAAACGTTTATGGTTGTGTTGTAAGAGTGTGGATCTTAAATTGCGCcgctgtttttctctctctctgctatTACAGTGAGATTGAGGGTTTCTCGCCATTAAACCTAAAGATCAATTTGTAAAGTGTTGTTTGAAAcgtatttaattaaaaatttacAGCAGTGAAATTTAACTCTgtttcaaatactgagctttGGGAAACATTAAAAgtgcttttatttctgtttctatatttaaatattgttttgatGCATTTTCAATCccctatggaacgccaggactgccataatgaattaattaaatacaccattaaataattaattaaatgtgtcaataattaattatttacatgtgtcataactatttatttaattaattaattccaattttaattaattattgctacatttaattaattatttaatggtgtatttaattaattcattatggcagtcctggcgttccatacccccaaaaaaaaaaacatctttttttttttttttgcctttgttgtGATGATAGTTTACATCATAGCACAGAGGGGAAAGGTCATTTGCTGCCACCTTAAGTGGTGCGATGTTGATTTCCGCCAGTAGGTGGCAGTGGCGGCTCAGAAAAATGAGTTACTGGCAAAGTAATCGCGTACAAAAGTAACACAGGCCAGTTATTGTGATGGAAGCTGCCAGTAACACAGAactgctgttttgttgtttcaaGTGAGAGCAGCATACGAGCACTGTATACATTCATGTAAAGTTGATACTTATTTAAAGTGACATGTTTGGAGTGTAATTCCTGTTTATAAGGCCTTTAATGAGACCAAATAAAGAAGTTAATTCAGGTTATCTGTGGCTAACACTAGTAACGCTAAGTGATGTTAATCTCCTGCATTAGACTGTGTAACCGTGCTGTTCCATTAGAAATGTGATAGAAAACAATTTGGTTTAAGTTAAAGTTATAAGAAACCAGCCAGCACATCTTATGTTGTGTATTGTTAACTGGTTTATTGTCTATAAGTTACTCTGATTACTAAAGTTCCAATACATGTAATCCCTAAAAAAACAGTAACGTAGGCCAGTTATTGTAATGGAAGCCGTGAGTAACACAGAACTGCTGTTTTGCTGTTTCATAGCAATAAATCTCAATGTGCACCTGGATGAACCTTGTCTTCCTTCAGTGTGTGACGTACACTGTTAAAAGTCCGCTTGGTCACTTTAACTGTTTAGACTACGttacccatgatgcacctcggtatcTGTACTTCCGGTTGGGAATGTGTTCAGCGCAGTTCTGCACAGATGAGAGGTGTGTCGGAGGTGTCGGAGGATTAACGTTTTTCCTTGCATTCCTGTGTGTGTTAACCCTGTGTGCGTGCTTATCATGTGAGTATTATAAGATGAGAGTGATAATTGTTTGACTTTATCTGTGTAATCTGCTCTGTGTAATTTGCTACGTAAGAAGCTAGTCCCGTTGCTATCGCTAAGCTACGTTGTTGGCCTACTACAGGCAGCCTTGTTCGCAGCTGATATCTCATTTAATATACGACCTACGGTCAAGCATTGCGGTTGGAGGTGGATGTAACTATTTACTGTGTTTATTATCTGAATCGTTGTAATCTGTAGAGATCCTGTTTGCTAATGTATATACCAGCTAGAAATTCATTTATGGTCTTAGGGTGCCATCTAGTGGCCATGAGGTTATGGCAGCTCATATAACATTACGCTGGAAACCCACAGTACTGCAGAAGCGGTACACTGCTATTCATAGGGGTTAATACAAATGTTTGTTCTTTCTGTTGACAGATGACCACACACTCATATACATACTCACACTCCCTTCACCTGCATTTTTGAATACAGTAATGCAATCGCCTCCCCACCAACGCTGTACATCCTGTTGATGTCATCTGCCACCTCCGTATTAAAGTTACTTGAACTACATCACTGTGGAGTGCCattccttctgaccgaggacgACTCAGTTGAAGCGTGATCGGCAATCAGTGCAAACATACATAACAagtggtccttcgagccggattgCCTTGGCTGAGTTAATGAGATGGCAAACCCTCAGGATAGAGGTGCATCGAGTAGCCCCCGTCCAAAGCGGGAGAAGAAACTTCCGGGACATCTGGTGGACTATGAGCACAACCTAACTGAGCCATCCGAGCCATCTAGAGCTCCAAGTAGTTCAAGCAGCTCCGataatgaagaggaggagagatggCAGAAGATGGAATCAGTCTGGAACAGTGTCCTCCGTCACATGACTCAATTGCAGGTATCTATGGAGGAAACTCGTGGGACATTACTAAAGCGGGTGGAGCGTTTGGAGCAGGCTTCTAAACCTGGCAGTCCTCTCCCCCCAGAAACAGGAGCGTTAGAACAACTCCAACCTAGTTCCTCCACAACAGAAGTTGCACCACTACAACCTAGCAGTGAGGTGTTACATCACACCACAGAGCCAGTAACTGTGCCAGTAATACCCTCAGAGCAGGACACCACAACACCTGTGAACATGCTGACGCCAGTGGAAACATCCGCTCCATCACCTCCTCGTAAAGTGCGCCTTCACACTCAGCCCGTGCTGCACCCTGCCACTTATGTAGCCGCATCGACGCCACTCAGGAGACCTGAACGATGCACTGCTGAACCCTTCTCATATCAGCGATCGGAACATCAGCTCCTTATAAGCAGGCCAGACCAAGTGCAGCTATTACATCCTGCATCCCCAGCTGATCAGCCACTACAACCTGCTCATCTTTCAGTACACCAGCTATCACAGGCTGTGGACCCAGTGAGTCTGCAGCAGACGTCACATCCCGCTGCTCCCGTCTTCCAAGCCAGACATCCAGCTAATCCTGTGTACTTGCAGCAACCACCACATCCTGCTGATCCTACCTACCAACCTTCACGTCCACCAGAACTTGCGACCCAGCCATCACAGTGGGCAGAAGCTCATGGCCCTGTGCCCAACATACTGCATCCTGAAGCTTTGCATGATCCAGCTGGCAAATACTATGTTCCTTATCCCTCAGGAAGTAACTTTCCATCATCTTCCTCTGCTGAACACCATAATCCACAGGTTGCCACAACTTACCCAGCAGGAACGCCTCTACCAAACCTGATGGAGATGATGGTAGCGTCTTCATATGGCATTCCAAAGCCTAAGCTGGTGATCTTCAGGTCGGGCAGAGAGAGTGACTTCGCCTTATTAAAGAAAGGGCTGGACAGCACCTTAGGGCCACATTCTCATCTGGGAGAAGATTACAAGTTTCAGGTCCTATTAGATCATCTAGAGCATCCCAGCGCCCTACAGGTAGCCAAGCGCTACATTCACGACCGCACTCCCTATACTAGTGCAATGAGGGCGCTAGAGCAGAGGTATGGACAGCCAAGGCAGTTAGTCCAAAGTGAGCTTAGCACTATATTAAACTGCCCCCCTATTAGAACCGGAGACTCTCAAGCTATTGAAGACCTGTCCCTGTCTGTGTCCAGCCTGGTCGGGCTTCTCAGTACCATGGATGAAGTAGCAGCCAGTGAGCTCCATTGTGGTTCACATGTGGACAGACTGCTTACCAAGCTCCCCTGCACTACAGAGACAGCTTCATCGAGTACTGTATCACCCGGGGATCATCCGCACTGGCAGCAGCCGAGCGTACAACATGTACGACTTCTCAGAATGGCTGGGCGGAAATCCCAAGTCCTTCAGCTATCCAGACAAGCCTCTCAAATGCCCCCTGACAGGCCACGTCCAGAGAAGAACCTACTCAAAGCCTCAGCAGGGCTCAAGCCACACAACAAATCTGCGTCCATCTACTACGGCCCAAACCCAGCCCAAGCCAAGCTAAAACAAGAGGGAGAATCTACAGCTCCAGAGCCGGCAGTCCAACCTAAGAAGAGACAGAAGTTCAAACCTTATTGTCCATACTGTGAAGGGACAGAGCATTATCTGAATGGCTGTGATGGATTCAAAAGGCTAGACCTCAAAGCTATGGCTACCTGGATTACCGAGAAGGCCAAATGCTGGCGCTGTGGCCGTAAACATTCTCCAGAGCAGTGTACTCTGAAGAAGCCGTGCAGCACCTGTGGTGACCAGCATTTGTCGGTGCTCCATGACCTGGTTGAGGCCAAGAAGCGGGACCCTAACATACTAACTGTGAGTACTAGTATGGTTTACCTAGACTATTCAAGTCACTCAGGTCGTGTTATGCTTAAGGTAGTACCCATCCAACTACATCATGGTGGCAAATCTCTGGACACATTTGCTGTGCTTGATGACGGCTCAGAGAAGACTGTTGTGCTTCCTGCGGCAGTTAAATCTCTAGGTTTGGAACAGGAGGAAGCAACACCCTCACTAAGAACTATCCGTCGAGATGTAATCCAGATGAAGGGAGGCTTTGTCTCATTTCAGGTGTCACCAAGGGCTAAGCCCAAAGTGAGGCACAAAGTAGCACATGCCTTCACAGCCGACCAGCTGAGTCTAGCTACTCAGTCATGTCCAGCTGACCAGCTGAAGAAGAAGTATCTTCACTTGCAGAAAGCCCAGATTGAAGGATTCAACCAGGTCCAACCTTTGGTGCTGATTGGCTCAGATAATGCTCATCTCATCACCCCATCCGTCCTGTCCTTGAGGGGGTCGTCCAAAGGGCGGTAGCCGTCTGCACCAAGCTCGGATGGGCCATCCAGGGGCCGGCCAGTAGTATGCCTACATCTGAGGGGACCTGCAGTGCCTGAACATGTGCCTTTCTCCTGCAGAGGCCCTGCATCAAGATGTGAAGCGTTTGTGGCAACTAGATGCTTCCCCCTACAGGACAGAGAAGGAGGTCATACGGTCGAAGGAGGACAGAGAGGCAGTAGCTATGTTGGAAACAAAGACCATCAGAGTCCCAGTAGATGGTGTCGAGAGATACGCCACTCCGCTGCTGAGAAGAAGGGACTTTCCACGGATGTGTGTCTCTCCTGAAGCAGTAAAAGGCCTCCTCAGATCTACCGAACGTAAGCTGGCCAAGAACCCTGATCTGACCCTCACATACAACCAGGAGATCCACAGGTTAGTAGATTCTGGTTATGTTGTTAAGCTGAGCCCAGATGAGACACATAGCTCTTCTGAGTCATGGTATGTACCCCACCACATGGTACATCACAACAATAAGGCTAGAGTGGTCTTCAACTGTTCGTTTGAGTTTCAGGGGACCGTCCTGAACCACTACCTCTTACCAGGACCTCCCTTGGGGCCCACTCTGCTGGGGGTATTGCTCCGCTTCCGCCAACACCCTGTGGCCGTGAGTGGAGATATCAAAGCcatgtttcatcagattcggcTGCTCCCAGAGGACTGTCCTCTGCTACGGTTTCTGTGGAGGGATTGTGAAACTGACCGGCCCCCAGACGTATATGAGTGGAGAGTGTTGCCCTTCGAACGACATGTAGCCCCTGTTGTGCTATTTTTCGCCCCTACAGAGACATGCAAGGAGCACAAAGACACCCACAGGGACATCTGCGACTCTGTCCACACAGCCTTCTATGTGGATAACTGTTTACAGTCCCTGTCCAACCCAGAAGAGGCAAAGCAGCTCATCGACCGGATGAGAGATTTACTTATTCAAGGAGGATTTGAGATACGACAGTGGGCGAGCAACGCGTGCCCAAGTAGTTGCTCACCTGCCCGCTTCAGCTAGATCAGAGAGCTGCGAGCTTTGGCTGAACTTCAAAAGTCTCGACCCACAAGAGTCAACATTAGGACTCAGCTGGCACTGCCCGACAGATGTCCTGGGATATAAGCACCGCCCTATAACCTACTCCACGGTCACGCTGCGCAATGTGTACAAGGTACTAGCTACCCAGTATGACCCCCTAGGTTACATTTGTCCCTATACTACAAGGGCCAAGCTGATTGTACAGGCCCTGTGGAGCACCGAGAGAGGATGGGATGAGCCCATCGAAGGGAATCTACTTCAGTCCTGGCTTGAGTGGGAAGGTGAACTGTCACACCTCCAGCACGTCACCATTCCCCGCTGCTACGCTCCTCCTCACAACTCCAGCAATGCGACATATGAGGCTCACATATTCTGTGACGCATCAGAAAAGGCTTATGGGGCTGTGGCTTATCTCCGAGTAATCGAGCAACAAATGCCCATCGCCACATCATTCCTGTTGGCTCGTTCCAGAGTGGCCCCACGCAAACAGGTGTCAATGCCCCGGTTGGAGCTTTGCGCAGCACTCACAGGAGCCCAATTGGCCAAAGTACTCCAGACAGAGCTCACCATCCTCCTGCAGTCGATCTACCTGTGGACAGATTCTACGACGGTGCTGCAGTGGATCCAGTCTAGTTCCTGTCGCTATAAGGTATTTGTGGGGACTAGAATCTGTGAAATACAGGAGCTGACATCACCTGAACAGTGGCGgtatgtgacctctgacctcaatcCCGCTGATGACATCACCAGAGGGAAACATCTCGCCGACCTAACAGTCCCCAATCGTTGGTCACATGGTCCACCCTTCCTGTCACAAACTGCTGACACTTGGCCTAAGTTGCCAACAGAGTTCCCGGCATGCAGCGAGGCAGAGCTCAGGAAGACTGCATTCTGTGGGCACGCCGGTATCCCGACCTTACCAGATCCAACACAGTATGCCACACTAGATGAGCTGATTGCTGCTACACACCGTACCCTACACGGGGCGGCCGACACTCCTATTACAGCAGCGGAGCAACTAGAAACCAAGACCATGCTGCTTCGCTCGGCTCAGACTGACAGCTTCCCAGAGGAGGCCAAAGCCCTCCAGATCAGTCACCCAGTCCGCTCGGACAGCCGTCTTAGCGTGCTGTCCCCTGAATATGACAGTCTTACCGGTCTCATCAGAGTCGGAGGCCGCCTCCGTCGAGCCGCCGACTTAGATCCAGACAGTATTCATCCCATTGTGTTAGCAGCTGAACATCCCCTGACCAAGCTCATCATAAAACTTATGATGACCAGCTCCTTCATCCAGGTGCAGAGAGGCTGTTTATGGAAATCACGGCGCACCTATTGGATTCTCAGAGGACGCCAAGCCATTAAGAAACATCAGCACCAGTGTGTGGACTGTAGGAGATGGCGCGCCTCACCTTCTACACCCAAAATGGCTGACTTACCTTCATCACGGCTGAGACTCTATAAGCCCCCGTTCTGGTCAACGGGCGTAGACTGTTTTGGACCGTGCATACGATAAAGATAGGTCGTAGAAG
The sequence above is a segment of the Oreochromis aureus strain Israel breed Guangdong linkage group 3, ZZ_aureus, whole genome shotgun sequence genome. Coding sequences within it:
- the LOC120434117 gene encoding uncharacterized protein LOC120434117, which produces MANPQDRGASSSPRPKREKKLPGHLVDYEHNLTEPSEPSRAPSSSSSSDNEEEERWQKMESVWNSVLRHMTQLQVSMEETRGTLLKRVERLEQASKPGSPLPPETGALEQLQPSSSTTEVAPLQPSSEVLHHTTEPVTVPVIPSEQDTTTPVNMLTPVETSAPSPPRKVRLHTQPVLHPATYVAASTPLRRPERCTAEPFSYQRSEHQLLISRPDQVQLLHPASPADQPLQPAHLSVHQLSQAVDPVSLQQTSHPAAPVFQARHPANPVYLQQPPHPADPTYQPSRPPELATQPSQWAEAHGPVPNILHPEALHDPAGKYYVPYPSGSNFPSSSSAEHHNPQVATTYPAGTPLPNLMEMMVASSYGIPKPKLVIFRSGRESDFALLKKGLDSTLGPHSHLGEDYKFQVLLDHLEHPSALQVAKRYIHDRTPYTSAMRALEQRYGQPRQLVQSELSTILNCPPIRTGDSQAIEDLSLSVSSLVGLLSTMDEVAASELHCGSHVDRLLTKLPCTTETASSSTVSPGDHPHWQQPSVQHVRLLRMAGRKSQVLQLSRQASQMPPDRPRPEKNLLKASAGLKPHNKSASIYYGPNPAQAKLKQEGESTAPEPAVQPKKRQKFKPYCPYCEGTEHYLNGCDGFKRLDLKAMATWITEKAKCWRCGRKHSPEQCTLKKPCSTCGDQHLSVLHDLVEAKKRDPNILTVSTSMVYLDYSSHSGRVMLKVVPIQLHHGGKSLDTFAVLDDGSEKTVVLPAAVKSLGLEQEEATPSLRTIRRDVIQMKGGFVSFQVSPRAKPKVRHKVAHAFTADQLSLATQSCPADQLKKKYLHLQKAQIEGFNQVQPLVLIGSDNAHLITPSVLSLRGSSKGR